One segment of Synchiropus splendidus isolate RoL2022-P1 chromosome 4, RoL_Sspl_1.0, whole genome shotgun sequence DNA contains the following:
- the LOC128757408 gene encoding zinc finger protein 420-like isoform X1 has protein sequence MDMLQHAENGEMGAVSKSDLTLLLPSLRLFIPPLRLVSAAMWQVVQRGEVQNYGLVEEFISSISEIVPELLNADQKAQLLLGLRARVVLELCRSEPVALRETINSHLNRIKTLVSAWASQPCFADVEFPESAFVDQIESLLKDTEEREMFFQDVFPSAFGPDYDSALQVLMLDFLSRLEKLLLVPDIQQTASLLNTIPCALEQCLTSVSDLKDLKSVLLYYTSLGHFDLSDETQTIPSSFGNCILSSLSLPQLEKVVIDADQLQLQPPSDHIAGCMTVQVEGDTVTLLDYIHIEQPSGLLDADDQDETAIVTETPENTESAEADESMKLAAFQPLKQSKRLHLKREAFKNEESSSATAKRQRQKHPSNKTCPVCGKTFLRAAAMRRHQEIHSTNRDLKYKCANCDKRFRDQYDMNRHNMRVHEKEEITYPKVDETLELESSEMLENKNCSLCGKYFARQMDMDRHMKSHSEERPYKCSFCEKRFKNPYVLKRHQKEICKSRELKKTPAAAKRREVPLPNPQVPPDTEGKMCPICSRILPCTADIAKHLRSHTEDRPYVCVTCEKGFKYKDTLKKHQIIHGHEGIREEESKTVEQILAEADMQNVTDPSILDKVHPDAPAVESEEQQVPHKKVSKKSQKACPVCARQFDSIKTLNRHIQCHTEDRPYHCVHCKKRFKHMHGLKRHQIYAICHKKITRFPWKRELRAAPSHSEHTEQQQGGALVSVWCSNCGNQFENLSALKEHQENVCKVELRDVMKCDDCGKEFKSVTMFKVHQRIHDPLYCKECGKILASEAAFERHKLMHRPMQCTMCDKTFTLLRRLREHYEKQHDFTGPYPCLQCDKTFIQLSYLAIHQRIHKGEFPYRCDLCPEKFRSSNCLTVHQRKHTGEKPYLCWQCGKCYRSASELTVHMGTHSEEKPWSCTQCDMAYRTKLQLTNHVEQIHIGVRYPCNSCGKQFMKETSLKRHELIHTGERPHQCTVCGKTFLTANELRLHNRYHTGERPYKCQFCDKAFIQSGYLKSHMRIHTGEKPFSCDICGRAFRMSYHMKKHRRTHNMEQSYSCEDCGMVFNHKKFLWEHSLTHEMKMETSFSDEVRLEFQ, from the exons ATGGATATGTTACAGCACGCTGAAAATGGTGAGATGGGGGCCGTATCGAAATCCG ACTTGACTCTTTTACTGCCCTCTCTCCGCCTCTTCATACCACCATTGCGCCTGGTGTCAGCAGCAATGTGGCAGGTGGTTCAGCGGGGAGAAGTGCAAAATTACGGCCTGGTGGAGGAGTTCATCAGCAGCATCTCAGAAATTGTCCCTGAACTTCTGAACGCTGACCAGAAGGCTCAACTCTTGCTGGGCCTGAGAGCACGG GTGGTTCTGGAACTGTGTCGATCTGAGCCGGTAGCGCTAAGGGAAACTATTAACAGCCACCTGAACAGGATCAAGACCCTTGTGTCCGCCTGGGCGTCACAG CCTTGCTTCGCAGATGTGGAATTCCCAGAGTCCGCATTTGTGGATCAGATTGAGAGTCTGTTGAAAGACACGGAGGAAAGAGAAATGTTCTTCCAG GATGTGTTCCCCTCCGCTTTTGGACCAGACTACGACAGTGCTCTTCAGGTGTTGATGCTCGATTTTCTCTCGAGATTGGAGAAGCTTCTCCTAGTTCCAGACATTCAGCAG ACTGCCAGCCTGCTCAATACAATCCCTTGTGCCCTTGAGCAGTGCTTGACTTCTGTGTCTGACCTGAAAGACTTGAAATCTGTGCTCCTGTATTACACCTCACTGGGTCATTTTGATTTATCAG ACGAAACACAAACTATCCCGTCATCATTTGGGAACTGCATCCTTTCCTCGCTGTCACTCCCCCAGCTGGAGAAAGTTGTAATTGATGCGGATCAATTGCAGTTGCAACCCCCATCAGATCACATAGCCGGGTGCATGACAGTCCAGGTGGAGGGTGACACCGTCACATTATTGGACTACATTCATATTGAGCAACCATCAGGTTTACTAGACGCTGATGACCAAGACGAAACCGCGATTGTGACGGAAACACCGGAGAACACTGAGAGCGCGGAAGCAGACGAAAGTATGAAGCTTGCTGCCTTTCAACCGCTGAAACAAAGCAAGCGACTACACTTGAAGAGAGAGGCTTTTAAGAACGAGGAGTCTTCTTCTGCAACAGccaagagacagagacagaaacaccCAAGTAACAAGACGTGCCCCGTGTGCGGCAAGACTTTCCTGCGAGCTGCCGCCATGAGAAGACATCAGGAGATTCATTCTACAAATCGAGACCTCAAGTACAAGTGTGCCAACTGTGACAAACGATTCAGGGATCAGTATGATATGAACAGACACAACATGCGAGTACATGAAAAGGAGGAAATAACATATCCCAAGGTCGATGAGACCTTAGAGCTGGAAAGCTCTGAAatgctggaaaacaaaaactgcTCTCTATGTGGGAAGTATTTTGCCCGGCAGATGGACATGGATCGACACATGAAGTCGCACTCGGAGGAGCGGCCGTACAAATGTTCCTTCTGTGAGAAGAGATTTAAGAACCCCTATGTTCTGAAGCGCCATCAAAAGGAGATATGCAAGAGCAGAGAGCTGAAAAAGACTCCTGCCGCAGCAAAGCGAAGAGAAGTGCCGTTGCCAAACCCTCAGGTGCCGCCAGATACGGAGGGCAAGATGTGCCCCATATGCAGCAGGATCTTGCCGTGTACGGCAGACATAGCAAAGCATCTCAGGTCTCACACAGAAGATCGACcgtatgtgtgtgtcacatgtgagAAGGGCTTCAAGTACAAGGACACATTGAAAAAGCATCAGATAATTCATGGCCATGAAGGGATCCGGGAGGAAGAGAGCAAAACAGTGGAGCAGATTTTGGCTGAGGCTGACATGCAAAATGTCACCGACCCAAGCATTCTTGACAAAGTTCATCCAGATGCACCTGCTGTTGAATCAGAGGAACAGCAAGTGCCTCATAAAAAAGTGAGCAAGAAAAGCCAGAAAGCCTGTCCTGTGTGTGCGCGGCAGTTCGACAGCATAAAGACCTTGAACAGACACATCCAGTGCCACACGGAGGATCGACCCTATCATTGTGTCCACTGCAAAAAGCGCTTCAAGCACATGCACGGCCTGAAACGACACCAGATTTATGCAATTTGTCATAAGAAAATAACTCGCTTTCCCTGGAAGAGGGAGCTGAGAGCTGCACCCAGTCACAGTGAGCACACCGAGCAACAGCAGGGAGGAGCCCTGGTCTCTGTGTGGTGCTCCAACTGCGGCAACCAATTTGAAAACCTGTCCGCTCTCAAGGAGCACCAGGAGAATGTTTGCAAAGTGGAGCTGCGGGACGTCATGAAATGCGATGACTGTGGGAAAGAGTTCAAGAGCGTGACGATGTTCAAAGTGCACCAGAGGATCCACGATCCTCTGTACTGCAAGGAGTGCGGGAAAATACTCGCTAGTGAGGCTGCGTTCGAGCGCCACAAGCTCATGCACAGACCGATGCAGTGCACAATGTGTGACAAGACCTTCACCCTCCTGAGGCGGCTCAGGGAGCACTACGAGAAGCAGCATGACTTCACTGGACCATATCCTTGTTTGCAATGTGACAAAACCTTCATCCAGCTATCCTACCTGGCCATCCACCAGAGGATCCACAAAGGAGAGTTCCCATATCGCTGTGACTTGTGTCCTGAGAAGTTTAGGTCCTCCAACTGTCTGACCGTTCACCAAAGGAAGCACACTGGCGAGAAGCCATACCTGTGTTGGCAGTGTGGGAAGTGCTACCGCTCGGCCTCTGAACTCACCGTGCACATGGGGACGCACTCGGAAGAGAAGCCCTGGTCGTGCACGCAGTGTGACATGGCTTATCGCACCAAACTGCAGCTGACCAATCACGTAGAGCAGATTCACATCGGCGTCAGGTACCCGTGCAACAGCTGCGGCAAGCAGTTCATGAAGGAGACGTCTCTGAAGAGGCACGAGCTCATCCACACAGGTGAGCGGCCCCACCAGTGTACCGTGTGTGGCAAGACCTTCCTGACCGCCAATGAGCTGCGGCTACACAACAGGTACCACACTGGCGAGAGGCCGTACAAATGCCAGTTCTGCGACAAAGCCTTCATCCAGTCGGGGTATCTGAAGTCGCACATGCGCATCCACACCGGGGAGAAGCCTTTCAGCTGCGACATCTGCGGCAGAGCCTTCCGGATGTCCTATCACATGAAAAAGCACCGGCGCACGCACAACATGGAGCAGAGCTACTCATGCGAGGACTGCGGCATGGTCTTCAACCACAAAAAGTTTCTGTGGGAGCACTCGCTCACTCAcgaaatgaaaatggaaacatcgTTTTCAGATGAAGTGAGGCTTGAATTTCAGTAG
- the LOC128757408 gene encoding zinc finger protein 420-like isoform X2: MDMLQHAENDLTLLLPSLRLFIPPLRLVSAAMWQVVQRGEVQNYGLVEEFISSISEIVPELLNADQKAQLLLGLRARVVLELCRSEPVALRETINSHLNRIKTLVSAWASQPCFADVEFPESAFVDQIESLLKDTEEREMFFQDVFPSAFGPDYDSALQVLMLDFLSRLEKLLLVPDIQQTASLLNTIPCALEQCLTSVSDLKDLKSVLLYYTSLGHFDLSDETQTIPSSFGNCILSSLSLPQLEKVVIDADQLQLQPPSDHIAGCMTVQVEGDTVTLLDYIHIEQPSGLLDADDQDETAIVTETPENTESAEADESMKLAAFQPLKQSKRLHLKREAFKNEESSSATAKRQRQKHPSNKTCPVCGKTFLRAAAMRRHQEIHSTNRDLKYKCANCDKRFRDQYDMNRHNMRVHEKEEITYPKVDETLELESSEMLENKNCSLCGKYFARQMDMDRHMKSHSEERPYKCSFCEKRFKNPYVLKRHQKEICKSRELKKTPAAAKRREVPLPNPQVPPDTEGKMCPICSRILPCTADIAKHLRSHTEDRPYVCVTCEKGFKYKDTLKKHQIIHGHEGIREEESKTVEQILAEADMQNVTDPSILDKVHPDAPAVESEEQQVPHKKVSKKSQKACPVCARQFDSIKTLNRHIQCHTEDRPYHCVHCKKRFKHMHGLKRHQIYAICHKKITRFPWKRELRAAPSHSEHTEQQQGGALVSVWCSNCGNQFENLSALKEHQENVCKVELRDVMKCDDCGKEFKSVTMFKVHQRIHDPLYCKECGKILASEAAFERHKLMHRPMQCTMCDKTFTLLRRLREHYEKQHDFTGPYPCLQCDKTFIQLSYLAIHQRIHKGEFPYRCDLCPEKFRSSNCLTVHQRKHTGEKPYLCWQCGKCYRSASELTVHMGTHSEEKPWSCTQCDMAYRTKLQLTNHVEQIHIGVRYPCNSCGKQFMKETSLKRHELIHTGERPHQCTVCGKTFLTANELRLHNRYHTGERPYKCQFCDKAFIQSGYLKSHMRIHTGEKPFSCDICGRAFRMSYHMKKHRRTHNMEQSYSCEDCGMVFNHKKFLWEHSLTHEMKMETSFSDEVRLEFQ, encoded by the exons ATGGATATGTTACAGCACGCTGAAAATG ACTTGACTCTTTTACTGCCCTCTCTCCGCCTCTTCATACCACCATTGCGCCTGGTGTCAGCAGCAATGTGGCAGGTGGTTCAGCGGGGAGAAGTGCAAAATTACGGCCTGGTGGAGGAGTTCATCAGCAGCATCTCAGAAATTGTCCCTGAACTTCTGAACGCTGACCAGAAGGCTCAACTCTTGCTGGGCCTGAGAGCACGG GTGGTTCTGGAACTGTGTCGATCTGAGCCGGTAGCGCTAAGGGAAACTATTAACAGCCACCTGAACAGGATCAAGACCCTTGTGTCCGCCTGGGCGTCACAG CCTTGCTTCGCAGATGTGGAATTCCCAGAGTCCGCATTTGTGGATCAGATTGAGAGTCTGTTGAAAGACACGGAGGAAAGAGAAATGTTCTTCCAG GATGTGTTCCCCTCCGCTTTTGGACCAGACTACGACAGTGCTCTTCAGGTGTTGATGCTCGATTTTCTCTCGAGATTGGAGAAGCTTCTCCTAGTTCCAGACATTCAGCAG ACTGCCAGCCTGCTCAATACAATCCCTTGTGCCCTTGAGCAGTGCTTGACTTCTGTGTCTGACCTGAAAGACTTGAAATCTGTGCTCCTGTATTACACCTCACTGGGTCATTTTGATTTATCAG ACGAAACACAAACTATCCCGTCATCATTTGGGAACTGCATCCTTTCCTCGCTGTCACTCCCCCAGCTGGAGAAAGTTGTAATTGATGCGGATCAATTGCAGTTGCAACCCCCATCAGATCACATAGCCGGGTGCATGACAGTCCAGGTGGAGGGTGACACCGTCACATTATTGGACTACATTCATATTGAGCAACCATCAGGTTTACTAGACGCTGATGACCAAGACGAAACCGCGATTGTGACGGAAACACCGGAGAACACTGAGAGCGCGGAAGCAGACGAAAGTATGAAGCTTGCTGCCTTTCAACCGCTGAAACAAAGCAAGCGACTACACTTGAAGAGAGAGGCTTTTAAGAACGAGGAGTCTTCTTCTGCAACAGccaagagacagagacagaaacaccCAAGTAACAAGACGTGCCCCGTGTGCGGCAAGACTTTCCTGCGAGCTGCCGCCATGAGAAGACATCAGGAGATTCATTCTACAAATCGAGACCTCAAGTACAAGTGTGCCAACTGTGACAAACGATTCAGGGATCAGTATGATATGAACAGACACAACATGCGAGTACATGAAAAGGAGGAAATAACATATCCCAAGGTCGATGAGACCTTAGAGCTGGAAAGCTCTGAAatgctggaaaacaaaaactgcTCTCTATGTGGGAAGTATTTTGCCCGGCAGATGGACATGGATCGACACATGAAGTCGCACTCGGAGGAGCGGCCGTACAAATGTTCCTTCTGTGAGAAGAGATTTAAGAACCCCTATGTTCTGAAGCGCCATCAAAAGGAGATATGCAAGAGCAGAGAGCTGAAAAAGACTCCTGCCGCAGCAAAGCGAAGAGAAGTGCCGTTGCCAAACCCTCAGGTGCCGCCAGATACGGAGGGCAAGATGTGCCCCATATGCAGCAGGATCTTGCCGTGTACGGCAGACATAGCAAAGCATCTCAGGTCTCACACAGAAGATCGACcgtatgtgtgtgtcacatgtgagAAGGGCTTCAAGTACAAGGACACATTGAAAAAGCATCAGATAATTCATGGCCATGAAGGGATCCGGGAGGAAGAGAGCAAAACAGTGGAGCAGATTTTGGCTGAGGCTGACATGCAAAATGTCACCGACCCAAGCATTCTTGACAAAGTTCATCCAGATGCACCTGCTGTTGAATCAGAGGAACAGCAAGTGCCTCATAAAAAAGTGAGCAAGAAAAGCCAGAAAGCCTGTCCTGTGTGTGCGCGGCAGTTCGACAGCATAAAGACCTTGAACAGACACATCCAGTGCCACACGGAGGATCGACCCTATCATTGTGTCCACTGCAAAAAGCGCTTCAAGCACATGCACGGCCTGAAACGACACCAGATTTATGCAATTTGTCATAAGAAAATAACTCGCTTTCCCTGGAAGAGGGAGCTGAGAGCTGCACCCAGTCACAGTGAGCACACCGAGCAACAGCAGGGAGGAGCCCTGGTCTCTGTGTGGTGCTCCAACTGCGGCAACCAATTTGAAAACCTGTCCGCTCTCAAGGAGCACCAGGAGAATGTTTGCAAAGTGGAGCTGCGGGACGTCATGAAATGCGATGACTGTGGGAAAGAGTTCAAGAGCGTGACGATGTTCAAAGTGCACCAGAGGATCCACGATCCTCTGTACTGCAAGGAGTGCGGGAAAATACTCGCTAGTGAGGCTGCGTTCGAGCGCCACAAGCTCATGCACAGACCGATGCAGTGCACAATGTGTGACAAGACCTTCACCCTCCTGAGGCGGCTCAGGGAGCACTACGAGAAGCAGCATGACTTCACTGGACCATATCCTTGTTTGCAATGTGACAAAACCTTCATCCAGCTATCCTACCTGGCCATCCACCAGAGGATCCACAAAGGAGAGTTCCCATATCGCTGTGACTTGTGTCCTGAGAAGTTTAGGTCCTCCAACTGTCTGACCGTTCACCAAAGGAAGCACACTGGCGAGAAGCCATACCTGTGTTGGCAGTGTGGGAAGTGCTACCGCTCGGCCTCTGAACTCACCGTGCACATGGGGACGCACTCGGAAGAGAAGCCCTGGTCGTGCACGCAGTGTGACATGGCTTATCGCACCAAACTGCAGCTGACCAATCACGTAGAGCAGATTCACATCGGCGTCAGGTACCCGTGCAACAGCTGCGGCAAGCAGTTCATGAAGGAGACGTCTCTGAAGAGGCACGAGCTCATCCACACAGGTGAGCGGCCCCACCAGTGTACCGTGTGTGGCAAGACCTTCCTGACCGCCAATGAGCTGCGGCTACACAACAGGTACCACACTGGCGAGAGGCCGTACAAATGCCAGTTCTGCGACAAAGCCTTCATCCAGTCGGGGTATCTGAAGTCGCACATGCGCATCCACACCGGGGAGAAGCCTTTCAGCTGCGACATCTGCGGCAGAGCCTTCCGGATGTCCTATCACATGAAAAAGCACCGGCGCACGCACAACATGGAGCAGAGCTACTCATGCGAGGACTGCGGCATGGTCTTCAACCACAAAAAGTTTCTGTGGGAGCACTCGCTCACTCAcgaaatgaaaatggaaacatcgTTTTCAGATGAAGTGAGGCTTGAATTTCAGTAG
- the LOC128757408 gene encoding zinc finger protein 420-like isoform X3: MWQVVQRGEVQNYGLVEEFISSISEIVPELLNADQKAQLLLGLRARVVLELCRSEPVALRETINSHLNRIKTLVSAWASQPCFADVEFPESAFVDQIESLLKDTEEREMFFQDVFPSAFGPDYDSALQVLMLDFLSRLEKLLLVPDIQQTASLLNTIPCALEQCLTSVSDLKDLKSVLLYYTSLGHFDLSDETQTIPSSFGNCILSSLSLPQLEKVVIDADQLQLQPPSDHIAGCMTVQVEGDTVTLLDYIHIEQPSGLLDADDQDETAIVTETPENTESAEADESMKLAAFQPLKQSKRLHLKREAFKNEESSSATAKRQRQKHPSNKTCPVCGKTFLRAAAMRRHQEIHSTNRDLKYKCANCDKRFRDQYDMNRHNMRVHEKEEITYPKVDETLELESSEMLENKNCSLCGKYFARQMDMDRHMKSHSEERPYKCSFCEKRFKNPYVLKRHQKEICKSRELKKTPAAAKRREVPLPNPQVPPDTEGKMCPICSRILPCTADIAKHLRSHTEDRPYVCVTCEKGFKYKDTLKKHQIIHGHEGIREEESKTVEQILAEADMQNVTDPSILDKVHPDAPAVESEEQQVPHKKVSKKSQKACPVCARQFDSIKTLNRHIQCHTEDRPYHCVHCKKRFKHMHGLKRHQIYAICHKKITRFPWKRELRAAPSHSEHTEQQQGGALVSVWCSNCGNQFENLSALKEHQENVCKVELRDVMKCDDCGKEFKSVTMFKVHQRIHDPLYCKECGKILASEAAFERHKLMHRPMQCTMCDKTFTLLRRLREHYEKQHDFTGPYPCLQCDKTFIQLSYLAIHQRIHKGEFPYRCDLCPEKFRSSNCLTVHQRKHTGEKPYLCWQCGKCYRSASELTVHMGTHSEEKPWSCTQCDMAYRTKLQLTNHVEQIHIGVRYPCNSCGKQFMKETSLKRHELIHTGERPHQCTVCGKTFLTANELRLHNRYHTGERPYKCQFCDKAFIQSGYLKSHMRIHTGEKPFSCDICGRAFRMSYHMKKHRRTHNMEQSYSCEDCGMVFNHKKFLWEHSLTHEMKMETSFSDEVRLEFQ, translated from the exons ATGTGGCAGGTGGTTCAGCGGGGAGAAGTGCAAAATTACGGCCTGGTGGAGGAGTTCATCAGCAGCATCTCAGAAATTGTCCCTGAACTTCTGAACGCTGACCAGAAGGCTCAACTCTTGCTGGGCCTGAGAGCACGG GTGGTTCTGGAACTGTGTCGATCTGAGCCGGTAGCGCTAAGGGAAACTATTAACAGCCACCTGAACAGGATCAAGACCCTTGTGTCCGCCTGGGCGTCACAG CCTTGCTTCGCAGATGTGGAATTCCCAGAGTCCGCATTTGTGGATCAGATTGAGAGTCTGTTGAAAGACACGGAGGAAAGAGAAATGTTCTTCCAG GATGTGTTCCCCTCCGCTTTTGGACCAGACTACGACAGTGCTCTTCAGGTGTTGATGCTCGATTTTCTCTCGAGATTGGAGAAGCTTCTCCTAGTTCCAGACATTCAGCAG ACTGCCAGCCTGCTCAATACAATCCCTTGTGCCCTTGAGCAGTGCTTGACTTCTGTGTCTGACCTGAAAGACTTGAAATCTGTGCTCCTGTATTACACCTCACTGGGTCATTTTGATTTATCAG ACGAAACACAAACTATCCCGTCATCATTTGGGAACTGCATCCTTTCCTCGCTGTCACTCCCCCAGCTGGAGAAAGTTGTAATTGATGCGGATCAATTGCAGTTGCAACCCCCATCAGATCACATAGCCGGGTGCATGACAGTCCAGGTGGAGGGTGACACCGTCACATTATTGGACTACATTCATATTGAGCAACCATCAGGTTTACTAGACGCTGATGACCAAGACGAAACCGCGATTGTGACGGAAACACCGGAGAACACTGAGAGCGCGGAAGCAGACGAAAGTATGAAGCTTGCTGCCTTTCAACCGCTGAAACAAAGCAAGCGACTACACTTGAAGAGAGAGGCTTTTAAGAACGAGGAGTCTTCTTCTGCAACAGccaagagacagagacagaaacaccCAAGTAACAAGACGTGCCCCGTGTGCGGCAAGACTTTCCTGCGAGCTGCCGCCATGAGAAGACATCAGGAGATTCATTCTACAAATCGAGACCTCAAGTACAAGTGTGCCAACTGTGACAAACGATTCAGGGATCAGTATGATATGAACAGACACAACATGCGAGTACATGAAAAGGAGGAAATAACATATCCCAAGGTCGATGAGACCTTAGAGCTGGAAAGCTCTGAAatgctggaaaacaaaaactgcTCTCTATGTGGGAAGTATTTTGCCCGGCAGATGGACATGGATCGACACATGAAGTCGCACTCGGAGGAGCGGCCGTACAAATGTTCCTTCTGTGAGAAGAGATTTAAGAACCCCTATGTTCTGAAGCGCCATCAAAAGGAGATATGCAAGAGCAGAGAGCTGAAAAAGACTCCTGCCGCAGCAAAGCGAAGAGAAGTGCCGTTGCCAAACCCTCAGGTGCCGCCAGATACGGAGGGCAAGATGTGCCCCATATGCAGCAGGATCTTGCCGTGTACGGCAGACATAGCAAAGCATCTCAGGTCTCACACAGAAGATCGACcgtatgtgtgtgtcacatgtgagAAGGGCTTCAAGTACAAGGACACATTGAAAAAGCATCAGATAATTCATGGCCATGAAGGGATCCGGGAGGAAGAGAGCAAAACAGTGGAGCAGATTTTGGCTGAGGCTGACATGCAAAATGTCACCGACCCAAGCATTCTTGACAAAGTTCATCCAGATGCACCTGCTGTTGAATCAGAGGAACAGCAAGTGCCTCATAAAAAAGTGAGCAAGAAAAGCCAGAAAGCCTGTCCTGTGTGTGCGCGGCAGTTCGACAGCATAAAGACCTTGAACAGACACATCCAGTGCCACACGGAGGATCGACCCTATCATTGTGTCCACTGCAAAAAGCGCTTCAAGCACATGCACGGCCTGAAACGACACCAGATTTATGCAATTTGTCATAAGAAAATAACTCGCTTTCCCTGGAAGAGGGAGCTGAGAGCTGCACCCAGTCACAGTGAGCACACCGAGCAACAGCAGGGAGGAGCCCTGGTCTCTGTGTGGTGCTCCAACTGCGGCAACCAATTTGAAAACCTGTCCGCTCTCAAGGAGCACCAGGAGAATGTTTGCAAAGTGGAGCTGCGGGACGTCATGAAATGCGATGACTGTGGGAAAGAGTTCAAGAGCGTGACGATGTTCAAAGTGCACCAGAGGATCCACGATCCTCTGTACTGCAAGGAGTGCGGGAAAATACTCGCTAGTGAGGCTGCGTTCGAGCGCCACAAGCTCATGCACAGACCGATGCAGTGCACAATGTGTGACAAGACCTTCACCCTCCTGAGGCGGCTCAGGGAGCACTACGAGAAGCAGCATGACTTCACTGGACCATATCCTTGTTTGCAATGTGACAAAACCTTCATCCAGCTATCCTACCTGGCCATCCACCAGAGGATCCACAAAGGAGAGTTCCCATATCGCTGTGACTTGTGTCCTGAGAAGTTTAGGTCCTCCAACTGTCTGACCGTTCACCAAAGGAAGCACACTGGCGAGAAGCCATACCTGTGTTGGCAGTGTGGGAAGTGCTACCGCTCGGCCTCTGAACTCACCGTGCACATGGGGACGCACTCGGAAGAGAAGCCCTGGTCGTGCACGCAGTGTGACATGGCTTATCGCACCAAACTGCAGCTGACCAATCACGTAGAGCAGATTCACATCGGCGTCAGGTACCCGTGCAACAGCTGCGGCAAGCAGTTCATGAAGGAGACGTCTCTGAAGAGGCACGAGCTCATCCACACAGGTGAGCGGCCCCACCAGTGTACCGTGTGTGGCAAGACCTTCCTGACCGCCAATGAGCTGCGGCTACACAACAGGTACCACACTGGCGAGAGGCCGTACAAATGCCAGTTCTGCGACAAAGCCTTCATCCAGTCGGGGTATCTGAAGTCGCACATGCGCATCCACACCGGGGAGAAGCCTTTCAGCTGCGACATCTGCGGCAGAGCCTTCCGGATGTCCTATCACATGAAAAAGCACCGGCGCACGCACAACATGGAGCAGAGCTACTCATGCGAGGACTGCGGCATGGTCTTCAACCACAAAAAGTTTCTGTGGGAGCACTCGCTCACTCAcgaaatgaaaatggaaacatcgTTTTCAGATGAAGTGAGGCTTGAATTTCAGTAG